One Alicyclobacillus acidoterrestris DNA window includes the following coding sequences:
- a CDS encoding LacI family DNA-binding transcriptional regulator, whose translation MTTIYDIAKRAGVSATTVSKVLNGYPDVSMKTREKVQRITDELGYRPNAVARSLVTRRSMTIGVFFQDHVNSGFRHPFLHDVIASFKDVVGATGYDLLFFSDLREDSATQGFVSRAKHRDVDGLFLLGVPRTNPGLGALSRSQIPVVSVDLDLFGPRASYLCSDNVGGARKAIQYLVENGHRKIAFIGDRFGTKPGHDRMLGYQLGIQEWALPYRSEWVISGDFTEPSGYQAFQKLLGASELPTAIFCASDMMAIGAMKAIAEAGYRPGVDVSIVGFDDISLARYVTPALTTIRQNTEEMGQRAAKELLELMNTSSKPPSVMTVETELIVRDTVCNLNRTQI comes from the coding sequence ATGACCACGATATACGATATTGCGAAACGAGCTGGTGTTTCGGCGACAACCGTATCAAAAGTGTTGAATGGATATCCAGACGTCAGTATGAAGACGCGTGAGAAAGTCCAGCGCATCACGGACGAACTGGGCTATCGGCCCAATGCCGTCGCCCGCAGTCTGGTCACGCGCCGCTCGATGACGATTGGCGTATTCTTTCAAGATCATGTCAACAGTGGCTTTCGACATCCATTTTTGCATGACGTCATTGCCAGTTTTAAAGATGTCGTCGGCGCTACTGGCTATGATTTACTGTTTTTTTCAGATTTGCGGGAGGATAGTGCGACGCAGGGATTCGTGTCGCGGGCCAAACACCGTGACGTCGACGGGCTATTTCTTCTTGGCGTTCCGCGGACGAACCCCGGCTTGGGCGCTTTGTCGAGAAGCCAAATTCCCGTTGTCTCTGTAGATCTAGATCTGTTCGGGCCAAGGGCTAGTTATCTCTGCTCTGATAACGTGGGTGGCGCGAGAAAAGCGATTCAATATTTAGTGGAGAACGGTCATCGAAAGATTGCGTTCATTGGTGATCGCTTTGGCACGAAACCGGGACACGACCGGATGCTTGGGTATCAATTGGGAATTCAGGAGTGGGCACTTCCATACCGTTCGGAGTGGGTCATCTCAGGGGACTTTACGGAACCCTCTGGGTACCAGGCGTTTCAAAAACTGTTGGGTGCGTCAGAGTTACCGACCGCTATCTTTTGTGCGTCGGACATGATGGCCATTGGGGCCATGAAAGCTATCGCGGAGGCCGGTTATCGCCCTGGAGTGGATGTTTCGATTGTTGGTTTTGACGATATTAGCTTGGCGAGATATGTGACGCCGGCGTTGACGACCATTCGCCAGAATACGGAGGAAATGGGGCAACGGGCGGCAAAGGAACTTTTGGAACTCATGAACACGTCAAGCAAACCACCTAGTGTCATGACCGTGGAGACGGAATTGATAGTACGGGACACAGTCTGCAACCTGAACAGAACCCAGATATAA
- a CDS encoding GH1 family beta-glucosidase, whose translation MTRPFIDFPSDFIFGTATAAYQIEGAVKEDGRGESIWDRFSHTPGCVFEGDTGDVACDHYHRYEDDIQLMADLGIPAYRLSISWPRIFPERGVYNQAGIDFYRRVLETLHKHGVQPAVTLYHWDLPQYLQDEGGWANRATVDYFVEYAKKVFDELGDLVPKFITHNEPWCASFLSYGLGHHAPGHRDWREAYAAAHHILLSHGKAVEAYRGGGYQGEIGITLNFTWADPASDKPEDIAAAKREDGFANRWFIEPISKGHYPQDMVEWVEGQLGVFDFIQPGDFEMISTPIDFLGINFYSRNVFRAGTANAHLQSEVVPPPANRVTDMGWEIHPESLYRLLTWLRRDYTGDLPLVITENGAAFQDELVEGAIHDEPRIHYVADHLEAAKRFIDEGGPLKGYFLWSFMDNFEWAFGYSKRFGMVYVDYDTQVRTVKDSGKWYSGQIAHHRALSV comes from the coding sequence TTGACTAGACCGTTTATCGACTTTCCGTCCGATTTCATATTTGGCACAGCGACTGCTGCCTATCAAATCGAGGGCGCGGTGAAGGAAGATGGCCGTGGTGAATCGATTTGGGATCGTTTTTCTCACACGCCGGGGTGTGTTTTCGAAGGTGACACTGGTGATGTAGCATGTGATCACTATCATCGATACGAAGACGACATTCAATTAATGGCCGATCTCGGCATTCCCGCTTATCGGCTGTCGATTTCCTGGCCGCGTATCTTTCCCGAACGTGGCGTGTACAACCAGGCGGGCATAGATTTTTATCGCAGGGTGCTAGAAACGCTACACAAACACGGCGTTCAGCCGGCCGTCACGCTCTATCACTGGGATTTGCCACAATACCTTCAGGACGAAGGTGGCTGGGCGAACCGCGCGACTGTCGACTATTTTGTCGAGTACGCGAAAAAGGTGTTCGATGAACTCGGCGACTTGGTTCCAAAGTTCATTACGCATAACGAACCTTGGTGCGCGTCCTTCTTGAGTTACGGGTTGGGCCACCACGCACCCGGTCACCGCGATTGGCGGGAAGCATACGCCGCTGCGCACCACATTCTTTTGTCGCACGGCAAAGCCGTAGAGGCGTATCGGGGGGGTGGGTACCAAGGTGAGATTGGCATCACGCTGAACTTTACTTGGGCGGATCCCGCTTCGGACAAACCAGAGGACATAGCGGCCGCAAAACGAGAGGACGGTTTTGCCAACCGCTGGTTTATCGAACCGATTTCGAAAGGTCACTATCCGCAGGATATGGTGGAGTGGGTCGAGGGACAGTTGGGTGTGTTTGATTTTATCCAACCGGGCGATTTCGAAATGATTTCGACGCCAATCGATTTCCTTGGCATCAACTTCTACTCGCGCAACGTGTTTCGAGCAGGAACGGCGAATGCGCACTTGCAGAGTGAGGTGGTTCCACCACCGGCCAACCGCGTGACAGACATGGGGTGGGAGATTCACCCTGAGTCGTTGTATCGCTTGCTCACTTGGTTGCGACGTGATTACACAGGCGATTTGCCGTTGGTCATCACGGAAAATGGCGCTGCGTTTCAGGATGAGTTGGTCGAAGGTGCCATTCACGATGAGCCGCGCATCCATTACGTGGCAGACCATTTAGAGGCAGCCAAGCGGTTTATCGATGAGGGCGGTCCCCTCAAGGGATATTTTCTGTGGTCGTTTATGGACAATTTCGAATGGGCTTTCGGGTATTCCAAACGGTTTGGTATGGTGTATGTGGATTACGATACGCAAGTCCGTACGGTCAAGGATAGCGGCAAGTGGTATAGTGGCCAAATCGCACATCACCGGGCGCTCAGTGTCTGA
- a CDS encoding ABC transporter ATP-binding protein → MAEQTNFIEVNHLKIRFPIRQKGKQAFITPVDDVSFRIKQGEVLALVGESGSGKSTIGRSLVRILEPSEGTVKVGGQDVTHIKGTALTKYRKVAQMVFQDPFGSLNPVRTLERHLMFPLKKYRGGSHAEISQQVEDLFQRVGLTPVNEFRAKFPHELSGGQRQRVAIARALAVNPAFIVADEPISMLDVSIRAGILELMNELKRDFNLSYLYITHDLASARYFGDRIMVLYGGRVMETAPSAELLEKPYHPYTRLMFAATPGSDWSIPLPETTNEAPNLLEGRVGCPFAHRCPFVKDRCREETPGLRELAKDHHVACHYAEDLA, encoded by the coding sequence ATGGCCGAGCAGACAAACTTTATCGAAGTCAACCACCTGAAAATCCGTTTTCCAATCCGGCAGAAGGGGAAGCAGGCGTTCATCACACCAGTGGACGACGTGAGCTTTCGCATCAAGCAGGGAGAAGTGCTGGCGCTGGTGGGAGAGTCGGGCAGTGGTAAGAGCACCATCGGCCGTTCCCTGGTGCGCATCCTGGAACCGTCGGAAGGTACGGTGAAAGTCGGAGGCCAGGACGTGACGCACATCAAAGGGACGGCGCTGACGAAGTACCGGAAGGTGGCGCAGATGGTGTTCCAAGACCCGTTCGGGTCACTCAACCCCGTGCGCACGCTGGAGCGGCACTTGATGTTCCCCTTGAAGAAATATCGTGGAGGCAGCCATGCGGAGATCTCGCAACAAGTAGAGGATTTGTTCCAACGTGTCGGGCTGACGCCGGTGAACGAGTTTCGGGCGAAGTTTCCGCACGAGCTGTCTGGCGGTCAGCGCCAACGCGTGGCGATAGCCCGTGCGCTCGCTGTGAACCCAGCGTTCATCGTGGCGGATGAGCCGATATCGATGTTGGACGTGTCGATTCGTGCGGGCATCTTGGAGTTGATGAATGAACTGAAGCGGGACTTCAACTTGTCGTATTTGTACATCACCCACGATCTCGCCTCAGCCCGCTACTTTGGCGACCGGATTATGGTGCTGTACGGCGGGCGCGTGATGGAGACGGCGCCGTCGGCGGAGCTGTTGGAGAAGCCGTATCACCCGTACACGCGGCTGATGTTCGCGGCGACACCGGGCAGCGACTGGAGTATTCCGCTGCCAGAGACGACGAATGAAGCGCCGAACTTGTTGGAAGGGCGAGTGGGATGCCCGTTCGCGCACCGGTGCCCGTTTGTGAAAGACCGGTGCCGCGAAGAGACGCCAGGGTTGCGCGAATTGGCCAAGGACCACCACGTGGCCTGCCATTACGCAGAAGACCTCGCTTAA
- a CDS encoding ABC transporter ATP-binding protein, translating into MDARVPVLELDDVSVVYDSVSGPVQAVSDVNLKVYQNEVVGLIGESGSGKSTMANAIMRLMKNNARLTKGTIRVNGRDVYSMSKKELRTFRWSEMAMVFQSAMTALNPVMTIEKQIVDTFRSHRPSMSYKEARERAVDLLKLVRIDQKYLSSYPHELSGGMRQRIVIAIAIALEPSLVIMDEPTTALDVVVQRSILNQIQELQKQRGFAILFISHDFSLVAEFAQRVAIMYAGRVVENTDAKTLQLGQEHHPYTEGLLRAIPRLTHEEVEIQGIPGHPPDLLHLPKGCAYHPRCPFAAEACKQVRPALHQLAHALVECHLYDEVKGGNMAWPSRQTLSKSTT; encoded by the coding sequence GTGGACGCAAGAGTGCCCGTATTGGAGCTTGATGATGTATCCGTCGTCTATGATTCGGTGTCTGGACCAGTGCAGGCGGTGAGCGATGTCAACCTGAAGGTGTACCAGAACGAAGTGGTCGGGTTGATAGGCGAGTCGGGGTCGGGGAAATCGACGATGGCTAACGCCATCATGCGACTGATGAAGAACAACGCCCGGTTGACGAAAGGGACCATCCGCGTGAACGGACGGGACGTCTATTCGATGAGCAAGAAGGAACTGCGGACGTTTCGCTGGAGCGAGATGGCGATGGTGTTCCAAAGCGCGATGACGGCGTTGAACCCCGTGATGACGATAGAGAAGCAAATCGTGGATACGTTCCGGAGCCACCGACCCTCGATGTCGTATAAAGAGGCGCGGGAGCGGGCGGTGGACTTGCTGAAACTGGTGCGCATAGACCAGAAGTACTTGAGCAGCTATCCCCACGAGTTGTCGGGCGGTATGCGTCAGCGAATTGTTATCGCCATTGCCATCGCGCTGGAACCGTCGCTGGTGATTATGGACGAACCGACGACGGCGCTGGACGTAGTGGTGCAGCGGTCGATTCTGAACCAGATTCAGGAGCTGCAGAAGCAGCGCGGGTTTGCCATTTTGTTCATCAGCCACGACTTCAGTTTGGTGGCGGAGTTCGCCCAGCGCGTGGCGATTATGTACGCAGGGCGCGTGGTCGAGAACACGGACGCGAAGACGTTGCAACTCGGTCAAGAACACCATCCGTACACGGAGGGACTGTTGCGGGCCATCCCCAGACTCACGCACGAAGAGGTAGAGATTCAAGGGATACCCGGGCATCCGCCCGACTTGTTGCACCTGCCGAAAGGCTGCGCATACCATCCGCGGTGCCCGTTTGCGGCGGAGGCGTGCAAGCAAGTGCGCCCGGCGTTGCATCAGTTGGCGCACGCGTTGGTGGAGTGTCACCTGTACGACGAAGTGAAGGGAGGCAACATGGCATGGCCGAGCAGACAAACTTTATCGAAGTCAACCACCTGA
- a CDS encoding ABC transporter permease, with protein sequence MMTEPITSPTEPIAEPVAKRRKNANMLRMFFGNWKSLIGVILFLIFVVIAVFAPLIAPYNPLSTNFTQNLAPSAKHLLGTTTTGQDIFSQFIFGTRATLIVGVGAGLISTFIGLIFGVTGGYHGGWIDNILNFISNIFLVLPSLALLIVVESLVKSTTPLLNGLIIGLTGWAWGARVFRAQAMSLRGREFVTAAKLSGASSLRIMVTEIIPNMTSVIASNIIFAILGAILAESGLAFLGLESVNSVSWGTMLYWSQSGGALLNGAWYWFVPPGLGIALVGLSLVLMNFSIDQITNPRLRQEQGGKRRGRKSARIGA encoded by the coding sequence ATGATGACGGAACCGATTACGTCGCCGACGGAACCCATTGCGGAGCCTGTGGCCAAGCGGCGCAAAAACGCAAATATGCTCCGGATGTTCTTTGGGAATTGGAAATCGCTTATCGGTGTGATTTTGTTTCTGATTTTCGTGGTGATTGCGGTGTTTGCACCGTTGATTGCGCCGTATAACCCGCTGTCGACCAACTTTACGCAAAACCTGGCCCCGAGCGCCAAACATCTGTTGGGGACGACGACGACCGGTCAGGATATCTTTTCACAGTTCATCTTCGGTACGCGTGCGACGCTGATTGTGGGGGTAGGCGCAGGGCTTATCTCGACGTTCATTGGTTTGATTTTCGGGGTGACGGGCGGCTACCACGGTGGCTGGATAGATAACATTCTCAACTTTATCTCGAATATTTTCCTCGTGTTGCCGAGTTTGGCCTTGTTGATTGTGGTGGAGTCGCTGGTGAAGAGCACGACGCCGCTATTGAACGGGCTGATTATCGGGTTGACCGGTTGGGCCTGGGGGGCGCGGGTATTTCGCGCACAGGCAATGTCGCTGCGCGGACGGGAATTCGTGACGGCGGCGAAACTTTCGGGGGCATCGTCGCTGCGCATCATGGTGACGGAAATTATCCCGAATATGACGAGTGTGATTGCGTCGAACATCATTTTCGCGATTTTGGGTGCGATTCTGGCAGAATCGGGCCTGGCTTTTCTCGGACTCGAGAGCGTGAACTCGGTGAGTTGGGGGACGATGCTGTACTGGTCGCAATCGGGCGGCGCGCTGCTCAATGGCGCTTGGTACTGGTTTGTGCCGCCGGGGCTTGGCATTGCACTCGTGGGGCTGTCTCTGGTCCTGATGAACTTCAGTATCGACCAAATCACGAACCCGCGGTTACGCCAGGAACAAGGAGGGAAACGCCGTGGACGCAAGAGTGCCCGTATTGGAGCTTGA
- a CDS encoding ABC transporter permease: protein MRYVVNRLIFFVVSVWAAVTINFILPRMMPGDPAQAMFAKFSNNLTPQAMHALELQFGFSNQPIFVQYVTYLKGLLTGNWGLSFTYYPTPTTTVIGQSLPWTLGLVGITTLISVFAGTGLGILIAWRRGKVLDTTLPIASLFVQAAPYMWTGLILLYVFGFKFGWFPIAHGYADDTPPSFTWAFFLSALRHGILPAITIFLGSFSGWLIGMRNNMILTLGEDYVTFAEAKGVRPMRLVMMYAARNAILPQITSFAIAIGNVVSGSILTEVVYSYPGIGAQLNAAVLQQDYPLIQGAFLVIALAVLLANLIVDLLYSRLDPRVRTGGAAV from the coding sequence ATGCGATATGTGGTGAACCGCTTAATCTTTTTCGTCGTATCGGTGTGGGCGGCTGTGACCATCAACTTCATCTTGCCCCGCATGATGCCTGGCGATCCGGCGCAGGCGATGTTCGCAAAGTTCTCGAACAACCTGACGCCACAGGCCATGCACGCACTGGAATTGCAGTTTGGATTCAGTAATCAACCGATTTTCGTGCAGTATGTGACGTACCTCAAAGGATTGTTGACCGGTAACTGGGGACTCTCGTTTACCTACTACCCGACGCCGACGACGACCGTCATTGGCCAGAGCTTGCCGTGGACACTGGGATTGGTCGGCATTACGACGTTGATCTCGGTGTTCGCAGGAACAGGGCTTGGCATCCTCATCGCCTGGCGGCGCGGCAAGGTGCTCGACACGACGCTGCCGATTGCGTCGCTGTTTGTTCAGGCAGCCCCGTATATGTGGACAGGACTGATTTTGCTATACGTGTTCGGTTTTAAGTTTGGGTGGTTTCCCATTGCCCATGGCTATGCAGATGACACGCCACCATCGTTTACGTGGGCGTTTTTCCTAAGCGCGTTGAGACACGGGATTCTCCCGGCCATCACCATCTTCCTGGGGTCGTTCAGCGGTTGGTTGATTGGCATGCGCAACAATATGATTTTGACCTTGGGTGAAGACTACGTGACCTTTGCCGAGGCCAAGGGTGTGCGACCGATGCGGCTGGTGATGATGTACGCCGCGCGCAACGCCATCCTGCCACAAATCACGAGTTTCGCGATCGCCATCGGCAACGTGGTGAGTGGTTCGATTCTGACGGAAGTCGTGTACTCGTACCCGGGGATTGGCGCGCAGCTGAACGCGGCGGTCTTACAGCAGGATTACCCGCTGATTCAGGGCGCGTTTCTGGTGATTGCCCTGGCGGTGCTGTTGGCCAACTTGATTGTTGACTTGCTGTATAGCCGACTCGACCCACGCGTTCGGACGGGAGGTGCGGCCGTATGA
- a CDS encoding ABC transporter substrate-binding protein, with the protein MNSKWKVGVVTGAAALMTASLVGCGTGSTNGGNAVGSGKTTAAQGKPMTIVPAPYGSFQRNFNPFQYQTTANGGTFGFIYEPLFYDSLVSSNQYALLGKTATWSNGNKTLTVKLNTAAKWSDGKPFTSKDVVFTFNLLKKYPAIDTSGVWSELTNVEAQGDDTVVFTFKKADVPFAMYIEQEPIVPEHIWSTVGNPAKYTNPNPVGTGPFILDKFSPQDYTMKANPDYYGGKVPVPEVNFPAYNSNDSANLAVAQGEVDWAGQFIQNIDKVYASKSPNNKYWFPPNNVVNLLPNLKDPILSQKVVREALSLAINRDDLANKGEYGYVQVASPTTILPTNKDWIDPNLPAADQKFTYDTAQAEKLLEGAGYKKNSNGIFVSPSGQPLSFNLAVVSGWTDWDADAQIIAQNLKQLGVQVNVQQMQYAGYEAALQSHKFQLAIASSGGGPNPYYIDENVYASHGSMNYEQWNDPATDAAFQAFESTSDPQKQKEAMYKFEKIAAEQLPAIPLFYGGTWYEYSTKNYTGWPSADNPYVSPAPWSWPAAGIVIMHLKPTN; encoded by the coding sequence ATGAACAGCAAATGGAAAGTAGGCGTCGTGACTGGCGCAGCGGCATTGATGACAGCTTCTCTCGTCGGTTGTGGAACCGGTAGTACCAATGGCGGAAATGCTGTCGGATCGGGTAAGACCACGGCAGCTCAAGGTAAGCCGATGACCATCGTTCCGGCGCCGTACGGCAGCTTCCAGCGCAACTTCAACCCGTTCCAGTACCAGACCACCGCGAATGGCGGGACCTTCGGATTTATTTATGAGCCATTATTTTACGATAGCCTCGTCAGCTCCAACCAATATGCGCTGTTGGGCAAGACCGCAACCTGGAGCAACGGCAACAAAACATTGACCGTCAAGTTGAACACGGCAGCGAAATGGTCAGACGGAAAGCCGTTTACCTCTAAGGACGTCGTCTTCACCTTCAACCTGCTGAAAAAGTACCCGGCGATTGACACCTCCGGCGTGTGGTCGGAATTGACTAACGTCGAGGCACAAGGTGACGACACCGTCGTGTTTACCTTCAAGAAGGCGGACGTTCCGTTCGCGATGTACATCGAGCAGGAACCTATCGTACCAGAGCACATCTGGTCGACGGTGGGCAACCCAGCGAAATATACGAACCCGAACCCAGTGGGTACTGGACCGTTCATCCTGGATAAGTTCTCCCCGCAGGACTACACGATGAAGGCGAACCCAGATTACTACGGCGGCAAGGTGCCGGTTCCGGAAGTGAATTTCCCGGCTTACAACAGCAACGACAGCGCAAACTTGGCCGTGGCGCAAGGGGAAGTGGATTGGGCAGGGCAGTTCATCCAGAACATCGACAAAGTCTACGCGTCGAAGAGCCCGAACAACAAGTACTGGTTCCCGCCGAACAATGTGGTCAACCTACTGCCAAACTTGAAAGATCCGATTCTCAGCCAAAAGGTTGTGCGCGAGGCGTTGAGTTTGGCGATTAACCGGGACGACTTGGCGAACAAGGGCGAGTATGGATATGTGCAAGTTGCGAGCCCGACGACGATTTTGCCGACGAACAAGGACTGGATAGACCCGAATTTGCCGGCAGCAGACCAGAAGTTTACCTACGACACCGCGCAGGCAGAAAAGCTGCTTGAGGGTGCGGGGTACAAGAAGAACAGCAATGGCATCTTCGTATCGCCAAGTGGGCAACCGCTTTCGTTCAACCTGGCGGTGGTTTCGGGTTGGACCGACTGGGACGCAGATGCACAGATTATCGCGCAGAACCTGAAACAGCTGGGTGTTCAAGTGAACGTGCAGCAGATGCAGTACGCAGGGTATGAAGCGGCGCTGCAGAGTCACAAGTTCCAGTTGGCCATCGCATCGTCCGGCGGCGGTCCGAACCCGTATTACATCGACGAGAACGTGTACGCTTCGCACGGCAGTATGAACTACGAACAATGGAATGATCCGGCGACGGATGCCGCCTTCCAGGCATTCGAGTCGACATCTGACCCGCAGAAGCAAAAAGAGGCGATGTATAAGTTCGAGAAGATTGCCGCAGAGCAACTTCCGGCTATCCCGCTGTTCTATGGCGGCACGTGGTACGAGTACAGCACCAAGAACTACACCGGTTGGCCGAGTGCGGATAACCCATACGTTTCCCCGGCACCATGGTCGTGGCCGGCAGCTGGCATCGTGATTATGCACCTCAAACCAACCAATTAA